One Gossypium hirsutum isolate 1008001.06 chromosome A11, Gossypium_hirsutum_v2.1, whole genome shotgun sequence genomic window carries:
- the LOC107896996 gene encoding wall-associated receptor kinase-like 14 yields the protein MPCYAKLPFSITITFLFVIYRANSVNSENNKCQGSCETSNFSSPLPFPFGFTPGCPIQLNCNSTGVGIGEFLVLNITSKDIIIDLHAKCYRPLASLAVLFGENYALSVDNTLLLQNCSNPLPGPCEIRPMFLERSFQAGPCAARSDNISCFSSGGDGVRLLSFEEVNKTQCRFLFSSTAIVVDPARNSAVSVDLERVKLEWWVKDCNCDPNANRTDVKNGNKTVGCKCFCKEGFEGDGFKEGGGCRRVPSCNASKYISGKCGGTTRVGVLVGGLVGGALLMGIVALVCFYLRRRSNNINKQMSAKRLLSEAAGNSSVPCYAYREIERATNGFCDKQRLGTGAYGTVYAGKLHSDNWVAIKRFRYRDPDSIDQVMNEIKLLSSVSHPNLVRLLGCCMEEGEPMLVYEFMPNGTLSQHLQRERGSGLPWTVRLTIAAETAKAIAYLHSVNPPIFHRDIKSSNILLDYNYRSKVADFGLSRLGMAESSHISTAPQGTPGYLDPQYHQYFHLSDKSDVYSFGVVLVEIITALKVVDFSRAHNEVNLAALAIDRIGRGCVDEIIDPYLDPHRDAWTLSSIHNVAELAFRCLASHRDMRPTMIEVAEELEHIRLSAWVPGMCIESPAASSDEESEKSFNKSTEMSDVGSRRLMKLKQREGECLTTLLEDVKNRSPISVQDHWSSGQSSPSTNSLLGNSSRRE from the exons ATGCCGTGCTATGCAAAATTACCCTTCTCAATAACCATAACATTTCTTTTTGTTATCTACCGAGCAAACTCAGTTAACTCGGAGAACAACAAGTGCCAAGGCTCCTGCGAAACCAGCAATTTCTCAAGCCCCTTACCCTTTCCATTCGGATTCACACCGGGTTGCCCCATCCAACTCAACTGCAACTCGACCGGGGTCGGAATTGGAGAATTCCTTGTCCTCAACATAACTTCCAAGGACATCATCATCGACCTTCACGCCAAATGCTACCGACCGCTTGCTTCACTCGCCGTTCTCTTCGGTGAGAACTACGCGCTTTCGGTGGACAACACTCTCCTTCTCCAAAACTGTTCCAACCCCTTACCAGGTCCTTGTGAAATAAGGCCAATGTTTCTAGAAAGGTCGTTTCAAGCTGGCCCTTGTGCTGCTAGGAGTGACAACATAAGCTGTTTCTCTAGCGGCGGTGACGGCGTCCGGCTGTTGAGTTTCGAGGAAGTTAATAAAACGCAGTGCCGTTTCTTGTTTTCCTCTACCGCTATTGTAGTTGACCCGGCGAGGAACTCAGCGGTCTCTGTGGATTTGGAACGAGTTAAATTGGAATGGTGGGTTAAAGACTGTAATTGCGACCCAAACGCTAACCGTACGGACGTCAAGAATGGTAACAAGACGGTGGGGTGTAAGTGTTTTTGCAAGGAAGGGTTTGAAGGAGATGGATTCAAAGAAGGCGGTGGTTGCCGGAGAG TGCCCAGCTGCAATGCTTCAAAATACATTTCTGGCAAATGCGGGGGAACTACAAGAGTCGGTGTTCTGGTTGGAG GGCTTGTTGGTGGGGCATTGCTAATGGGTATTGTGGCTCTTGTATGTTTCTATTTGCGACGGCGTTCTAATAACATCAACAAACAGATGAGTGCAAAGCGCCTTCTATCTGAAGCCGCAGGCAATTCAAGTGTTCCTTGCTATGCCTATAGAGAAATTGAAAGAGCTACTAATGGCTTCTGTGATAAACAGAGACTGGGAACCGGAGCCTATGGGACAGTTTATGCAGGGAAACTCCACAGCGATAACTGGGTTGCCATAAAAAGGTTCAGATATAGAGATCCTGACAGTATTGACCAAGTAATGAATGAGATTAAGCTCCTTTCCTCGGTCAGTCACCCAAATCTCGTCCGCCTCTTAGGTTGCTGCATGGAGGAGGGTGAACCTATGCTGGTCTATGAGTTTATGCCGAATGGAACTTTATCACAGCATCTACAAAGAGAGAGGGGTTCAGGACTTCCATGGACAGTAAGGCTCACAATAGCTGCTGAAACTGCTAAGGCAATTGCCTATCTTCACTCCGTGAATCCGCCTATTTTTCACCGAGATATTAAGTCTAGCAATATCCTCTTGGATTACAACTATAGATCAAAGGTAGCTGATTTTGGTCTTTCCAGGCTTGGGATGGCTGAATCATCCCACATCTCAACTGCCCCTCAAGGAACACCAGGGTATCTTGATCCTCAATACCATCAATACTTCCATCTTTCAGATAAAAGTGATGTATACAGTTTCGGGGTGGTTCTTGTGGAGATAATAACTGCGCTGAAAGTGGTCGACTTTTCACGCGCTCATAATGAAGTAAACTTAGCTGCACTTGCTATCGATAGGATAGGAAGAGGCTGCGTGGATGAGATAATTGATCCATACCTTGATCCACATAGAGATGCTTGGACACTTTCATCAATTCATAATGTGGCCGAGCTAGCATTTAGATGCCTCGCTTCTCATCGGGACATGAGGCCAACCATGATCGAAGTCGCAGAAGAGCTAGAACACATCAGACTCAGCGCTTGGGTTCCAGGCATGTGCATCGAGTCTCCTGCAGCTTCCTCAGACGAAGAAAGTGAGAAATCATTCAACAAGTCAACGGAGATGTCCGATGTGGGAAGCCGGAGGCTGATGAAGTTGAAGCAAAGGGAAGGAGAATGTTTAACCACCTTATTAGAAGACGTAAAAAATAGGTCTCCTATATCAGTACAAGATCATTGGTCAAGTGGACAGAGCTCACCTTCAACAAACAGCTTGTTGGGTAATTCATCTCGGCGAGAATGA
- the LOC107896980 gene encoding CASP-like protein ARALYDRAFT_485429: MEAVPGALGTSASLALRLGQTVFSAASLLFMCLDVEFYSYTSFSYLVTVMGLVTPWSVSLALVDAYSVFVKGLPRQPRVLLVVIVGDWALSFLSLAAACSTASVTSLLVNVSSTYCPSKICSRYQLSAAMAFMSWFLSFASTLFNLWLLPSL, from the exons ATGGAAGCAGTGCCAGGGGCGTTGGGAACAAGCGCCAGCTTGGCTCTTCGTTTGGGACAAACCGTTTTCTCCGCTGCTTCACTTCTCTTTATGTGTTTGGAtgttgaattctatagctatacTTCTTTCAG CTACTTGGTGACAGTCATGGGTTTAGTGACTCCATGGAGTGTGTCATTAGCATTGGTTGATGCATATTCCGTGTTCGTTAAAGGCTTACCACGGCAACCAAGGGTACTGCTGGTTGTCATTGTTGGAGACTGG GCCTTGTCATTTCTCTCACTAGCCGCAGCTTGCTCAACTGCTAGTGTGACAAGTCTCTTGGTCAATGTCAGCTCAACATATTGCCCGTCAAAGATATGCAGTAGATATCAGTTGTCTGCAGCTATGGCTTTCATGTCGTGGTTTCTATCCTTTGCTTCAACTCTCTTCAATCTTTGGCTCCTTCCGTCTTTGTAG
- the LOC107958535 gene encoding LOW QUALITY PROTEIN: uncharacterized protein (The sequence of the model RefSeq protein was modified relative to this genomic sequence to represent the inferred CDS: deleted 2 bases in 2 codons; substituted 1 base at 1 genomic stop codon) — MAEEEVTAVPVTTTEQTPEPKKVETLEAQGSIEATIESAVRGGTESTCNNENNTESCGIAPDIGRAKALEFADELTEKGSKAFKENDFTQAAHFFRRALEIRALHHGELAVACLNVYYLYGRALLCKAQEETGPLVSVPEKDGEILQDSNKEGPTKGVVTRESSVASFCVSGEKDEDSDDSDTDVIEAEANEDVDESELDLDLALKMLDIARAIAEKQQLGDTMEKVEILSALAEVDLEREDIESXLGSYQKALSILQQLVEPDHRQIAELNFRICTCLEIGSNPKEAIPYGQKAISVCKSRVQRLTNEIMISTGLASSSAASEFGDGEQLSKGSQTVLSVKDKEAEITDKEAEIDNLVGLAEDLEKKLEDLEQLISDPTLIIAEIQGMASGKARGGENNASPAAVNSSHMSPANSNVDHFDSPTVSTAHTNGAAAVTHLGIVGRGVKCVLMSAGAVELSSIKKPAIHP; from the exons atGGCTGAAGAAGAAGTTACGGCGGTGCCGGTGACGACGACAGAGCAAACACCAGAACCGAAAAAGGTGGAAACCCTAGAAGCGCAAGGTTCAATAGAAGCCACTATCGAATCTGCGGTTCGTGGAGGTACCGAGTCTACATGCAATAATGAGAACAACACTGAAAGCTGTGGGATTGCTCCGGATATTGGCCGAGCGAAGGCGCTGGAGTTCGCAGATGAGTTGACGGAGAAAGGATCCAAGGCTTTTAAAGAAAACGATTTCACCCAAGCTGCCCATTTCTTTCGCCGTGCCCTTGAAATCAG GGCTTTGCATCACGGTGAACTTGCAGTCGCATGTCTCAACGTGTACTATCTGTATGGACGTGCACTGCTGTGCAAGGCTCAAGAGGAGACTGGTCCTCTGGTTTCTGTTCCGGAAAAGGATGGTGAGATTCTGCAAGACTCAAACAAAGAGGGGCCGACCAAAGGTGTTGTAACTCGGGAATCTTCAGTTGCTTCT TTCTGTGTTTCAGGTGAAAAAGACGAGGATAGTGACGATAGCGACACTGATGTGATTGAAGCTGAAGCAAATGAGGACGTGGATGAATCGGAATTGGATTTGGATTTGGCATTGAAAATGCTAGATATTGCGAGGGCAATTGCTGAAAAACAGCAGTTGGGTGACACCATGGAGAAAGTGGAG ATTTTATCTGCATTGGCTGAAGTTGACTTGGAAAGAG AGGACATTGAATCTTAACTTGGCAGTTACCAGAAAGCTCTATCCATTTTGCAACAGCTGGTTGAACCAGATCACCGGCAAATAGCTGAACT GAATTTTCGGATTTGTACGTGTTTGGAGATTGGCTCAAACCCCAAAGAAGCAATTCCATACGGTCAGAAGGCCATCTCAGTTTGCAAGTCTCGGGTGCAACGGCTCACGAATGAGATAATGATTTCCACTGGATTAGCATCATCTTCAGCTGCCTCTGAATTTGGTGACGGTGAACAACTGTCTAAGGGCTCTCAGACTGTTCTATCTGTCAAAGATAAAGAAGCAGAAATT ACAGATAAAGAAGCAGAAATTGACAATCTTGTTGGACTTGCTGAAGACCTGGAAAAGAAG CTTGAAGATCTAGAGCAGCTGATCTCCGACCCAACGTTGATTATTGCAGAAATCCAGGGAATGGCATCTGGCAAGGCAAGGGGCGGTGAGAATAATGCATCTCCTGCTGCAGTGAACTCTTCACATATGTCTCCTGCTAACAGCAATGTAGATCATTTTGACTCTCCAACTGTTTCCACTGCTCACACAAATGGGGCCGCGGCTGTCACACATCTTGGCATCGTAGGAAGAGGAGTGAAGTGTGTTTTGATGAGTGCAGGTGCCGTAGAATTGAGCTCAATAAAGAAACCTGCAATCCACCCATAA
- the LOC107896988 gene encoding oxygen-evolving enhancer protein 1, chloroplastic: MAVSLQAAATLMQPIKVAAPSRTNVPLRSSQSVSKAFGLEPVGARLTCSLQTDLKDLALKCVDATKLAGFALATSALVVSGASAEGVSKRLTYAEIQSKTYMEVKGTGTANQCPTIDGGVDSFAFKPGKYYAKKFCLEPTSFTVKAEGVNKNAPPEFQNTKLMTRLTYTLDEIEGPFEVSTDGTLKFEEKDGIDYAAVTVQLPGGERVPFLFTIKQLVASGKPDSFGGDFLVPSYRGSSFLDPKGRGGSTGYDNAVALPAGGRGDEEELAKENNKSAASSSGKITLSVTKSKPETGEVIGVFESLQPSDTDLGAKTPKDVKITGVWYAQLDS, encoded by the exons ATGGCGGTCTCACTTCAAGCTGCAGCTACCCTGATGCAACCAATCAAGGTTGCTGCACCATCAAGGACCAATGTGCCGCTCAGGTCCTCCCAGAGCGTTTCTAAGGCCTTCGGTTTGGAGCCTGTTGGTGCTAGGCTTACCTGCTCTTTGCAAACTGACCTCAAGGACTTGGCTCTGAAGTGTGTTGATGCTACCAAGCTCGCTGGTTTCGCTCTTGCTACATCTGCTCTTGTTGTCTCG GGAGCAAGCGCTGAAGGAGTTTCAAAGCGGCTAACCTACGCTGAAATCCAAAGCAAGACATACATGGAAGTCAAAGGAACAGGAACTGCTAACCAGTGCCCAACCATCGATGGTGGTGTCGACTCTTTTGCCTTCAAGCCTGGCAAATACTACGCCAAGAAGTTCTGCTTGGAGCCCACTTCCTTCACTGTCAAGGCTGAGGGGGTTAACAAGAATGCCCCTCCTGAGTTCCAAAACACCAAGCTCATGACCCGTTTAACCTACACCCTTGACGAAATCGAGGGCCCTTTCGAGGTATCTACCGATGGCACCCTCAAATTCGAGGAGAAAGATGGGATTGATTATGCTGCCGTCACAGTTCAGCTTCCTGGTGGTGAGCGTGTGCCTTTCCTGTTCACCATCAAGCAATTGGTTGCATCAGGCAAACCTGATAGCTTTGGAGGAGACTTCCTTGTACCATCCTACCGTGGCTCATCTTTCTTGGACCCAAAGGGAAGGGGTGGCTCAACCGGTTACGATAATGCAGTGGCCTTGCCTGCTGGAGGAAGAGGGGATGAGGAAGAGCTAGCCAAGGAGAACAACAAGAGTGCTGCATCTTCATCAGGGAAAATCACCTTGAGCGTCACAAAGAGCAAGCCGGAGACCGGTGAAGTTATCGGTGTGTTCGAGAGCCTTCAGCCATCTGACACTGACTTGGGTGCCAAGACTCCAAAGGATGTCAAGATCACTGGTGTCTGGTATGCTCAGCTTGATTCATAA